The genomic segment taaatagtttaataagtttcttcatttttaaatgaaagacCCTTGCTATAATGACATGTCAGTCGAAATATCGTTGTCCAGAAAAGAGTTCTTGCTTTATTTCTTCCCACTCAGGGTTGCAAGTAAAAGTAACAAATAAGTCAGGCCTTCCGTAATTTCGAAGTATGTCATAGCGTCATGCGTTTTTTCATGCATGTATCGTGGTGAGCCCGCGAAGGATGAGGGCAAGATAACTTGTTGACCAATATTTGCAGCATTTACGTTACCATCCCTATTTAAAGTAtatcttaaatgtatataatcgtCAGCTCTTAACTTTTATTGGTGTCGgaatataaaattcaatctTTCCGATATCATTTTAGCCATCATGTCAACGCAGTATTCACTGAACAAATCTCGGTAATGATGTAAAGTATTGAAACTTCTATCTTTGACCATTAGTCTGTATGCATAAAACTGCATACAGGaaactgttttgttttttgatgaACCTTGTTGCTGTATAGTCAGATAATAGCCATCTTCTCCTTTCACAAACATCAAAGGATACTGCAGGGGGTCGTAAGCACGATGCAATTCAGACACTATTTGGCCATCTTTACAATGTAGTATTATATCTCTAGgtcttttatctttatctactAACAGGACTGCAACTTCGTTTGTTGTAGAGGAGTTGTATCTTCCTCGATGTTGATTTTGTGATGTGCGATTGGcgtgaattattaatttcaagttGTCCTTGAAAGAGTTGGtttctaaattgtatttgaaactGCGTATGTATTCGTTATGGCTATTTAATACGGTTTGTAACTCATTGATCAAATCGGTTTTTAAAGAGGAGCCCATGTTTGATTGCAAAGAAAGTTGATCCGCATCAGAAACGAAATATATCTGTAAAAATTTCGAACTTTGACCTGTTTTAGGAAGAAGACTAccaattaaatgataaatctgACCCTCTATCTTAAAAGTAGGCATAAAGTTTCCTTCGCAAATTTCTTTGGCACCGAACGATGTCATTtgaaatagtgtattatatttacatatatgttttaaaaaatgcgtATAATACTTATGATTACATGTCAAGAGACTATTTAATGGTTGTGGTGGCTCTTCAATATCAGGGAGAATCACTTTACCTCCAGTACAACACATACCATTTGGTTCATCACTCCATTTTTTTGCAAAACACTTACTACAGGTTTTACTCATTGCTCCTATTGTTACTGCTCTCTGCTTTGCATAATCGATGTGTGATCATAATTGAAAGCTGATCTATAACTTTGAGGGGTACTTCGATTGCGTATTCTAGATATTCGTTGTCCCTGTACCGTAGTAGCAAGGCTCTGCGAACGTTCGATTCTAGACTCAGTCTGTGTATGCTCATAGGAAGTCTCTCCCATTCGGTGTACTTTAACTGATATTGTTTTGGATGTATGTCTTGATAGTTGGGATTTTCTTTTAGGCATACCGACGTTATTTATTCAGAACAAAACGTAACGTAATAAAACCGAAAGTAGTtcggaaaataaattattattaaaacagtgtcgaaagtttaaacaaaataaacgcagtaaccatgactaaataaactcgtaaataaataaataaacaaaaatttctatcgtaaatctccaaattcctgtttgagcacctaccGGGGGTGATCAATTCCCTCTTTAAATTAGCCTATAACACTCATAAAGAATGTGGATTTCTATTAGTGAAAGAATTTTCGAAAACAATTCAGTAGTTCCAGAGCTTACTTTTGACAATGGTAACTAACGACTCCTCTttacataatagtatagataagttatcatacatttgtaaattatgtaactTAGGTAATAACGTAAATTTCTAGCCAATATCATTAATGCCTATCATTGGTAACTATACGATATTGTCAATGCCTATGCATTAACATGACAATATAGGCAAATAggaaatgttgtaaaaatcgaatattttgttaatacatttacaacaaatatGACTAGAAAATCTACTACCGCTGGACaatgttgataattttgtttaacgAGGTATTTAAATtgagttcaaaatttaaaatattaagcacAGTAGGTACACAGACAAATCGGTTGAccatacactatatatattatatgtaatgtctatgtaatatgttatgtaatGTGCTATTACGCGTGCGTGGGTAGtggatacatataatattatgacaaataaGTTGGCCGTTATCGTGATttctattgtatacctatagatttATTTGATGTGCCCGATGCACTGCTATTTTTTACTATACGACCgttgacatattattagtataatagtataatattacagagcCCGAAAGTATGTTATCGAATACTTAAGATAGGTACTGatcagattatttttaattaacgttaACATTCTAGTCCAGAGATTTTCAATCTTTTCGGGTCCACCCTCTcccgatataaaaaatattttattggctcctatattaaaaattataataataagcaacaatacctacattatttactGTGGAcgaggtataatataatataatatcccgGGGAGCAGCGTCGTACAGGTTGAAAACACTGTCCTtgttaatatcgtatattatagtcttatttGATCGGAAAAATcgttaatgactataataatagtcatattTGCTTCTttgatatagttttataatatgttatgtttacCGTACctacaattgtttattataaaaaaattttaccctTAAGGTGCCCTCGTTGCTTCTTCAATGGGTTCGCGAATTCACAGTTGGTTTGTTCCGCGAAAATCACTCCAGTGATTTGATGTGTCAATAGTATTAACTTAATCATTCaacttaatttattcaaaaaaacttCACTTGGTATTtgcattgaatatttaatagattattctaaattttaattttattattttttatatgcctATTTCTTAAAGACACGataatttatgacttatgaggaatgttttgttatattttaaaggtttttgtAACTTATCAACAACAATCATTTATCATGCATATAATTATgttgaataaaaactaaaaactttgaaatatttataaataattaaaagtcgtattatttctagaaaataaataaataactatttgatAAAAGTGTCTAGTCTTTACGTTTATAATTTGCATtagaattatgaaaaaaataaaatatatagcgtaaaaatttctatttttttttagttattcacACTTctaaagaaaatgtaaatgCTGAAAATGTCCTACTATTGACGTCCCAATATCAACTGGCTCAAATTTTCTCTTAGAATTCTTcttgattttaatgtttaaattgaatCAAATAGTATACTTCAAAACATGATatgaataaaaagataaaataaagtaaacaataacgaaatattataaagacataATTAGCAAACCATTtagattgaaattatttttttcataccatTTATTTTGACTGTGAtactataccgggtgattcatttatcattgaacactgattatttcaaaaagtgtacatttttttgaaaatatttttttacatagtttcaagtcgcttataaaacaacgtttttcttaaaaataatttttgatattgaatACACACTATTGAAAACTTGGCTCGGATTGAAAAGCAAAATAGTTTGGGTGATTTTGAACAAAGATAGAATCTCGATTATCTATTTTTcttgtgataaatatttttaataattcttctGGTAGGCATTTGTTTTGATTGAAAAATGTAGTCCACATAGACACGTGCATATAAGTATGTTTTGGCAGATTagtgtgatatataatataggtagggttctgaaattgaaacatttcaaaatttaaaatttcacacttcttgaaataatttttttcttttaaacgtatttggttattttttttttttaatattcaaaagtaaTTAACAATCTGTATCCATACTAGACACAATAAGAAAATATGATAAAGGTTAACATATCATGAGGTAAATATTTGGTTATTGatgattaaaaatgattattattgtatacagaaAATATCGATGGTGAGTTACTTATCAACCAAGGTGATAgagttattatttgttaaagatcataaattaggtataggtaaatagtattatatcattagtaaagttaatttattacttatcaaTTCTTCGTATCGACTATTGGTTATTAGTACAATAaacctactttaaaaatgttctctTGCTGTAAgtttataactttaaactttattataataaacaatttttttacatttaatttttcacgtaaatgaaatatttcataacattttaatcccttaatataagtatacaatataacctATGCGGGCTATAGTATAGATGGTGACACGGTGAAACACGAttgaagatataattttttaacaacatgATTGACCATAACATATTGAATGctataccctgttccaaaagagaacGGTCACTTTTCGCGCATAAAACTAGCTTGCAAGCTGACGTTTCTCAAAGACGTTGACGATCGTCGGCTAGCAAGGTGGGGGAAGAATTTGGTCTTTGCACTGCCGCAGTTGTTAGTTTTATACGCGATAAGTGACCACtctcttttggaacagggtataCGTTGCCATATTCAAACCAAAATGTTGTGATTAATCGAAAACCAATAAAGGTTGAAAATATTGTGACCATGACGTGTTACTTACATTTCTCGTTGAATTTAACCGAGTTTTTAGGCTAGAAATTACGTTACGCTGTCGACCATACTAAATGGTGATAATACCTTATGTTgattctttaatataatatgaaaataattataataattaatccgttttttttttttagagcaaTGTGACTGCACGAATCACAGtcgagttattttaataataatattatagtactactTCACATGTAGTATTctatttgtaaatgttttggtattttaatattaattaagtttttattcaatcaccttataaaaaatgatttaaatacagaactgttgtaggtacattttcctattttttaatttaatttttagatatggTACCTATCTTCCCGGTTTACGTCCACAGATGTTGGGCCAGTTTTGATAGTATCAAACAATATTTCACATACATCCTGCGGATTCAGTACCCCACCCATATGACGTATCTCCCGATGCTtcgtaaaattacatttttgtgtgTACGATTTCTCACATACATCACACGGATATCGTTTGTTACCGGTGTGCCGACTCTGGTGTTTTTTCAGATTATACTCTCGTGTGAATGACTTGTCACATAGGTCACATAGGTATGATCGCAAATTTCTGTGAGTTAACAAGTGCTTCGATAGACCACTGCTACTTATGAAAGACTTATTACATACGTTACACAGGTATGGTCGCTCACCTGTGTGTATTCGCCGGTGTTCGGTCAGGTGTTGATTTTGTTTGAATGACTTGTCACATAGGTCACAAAGATATGGTCGCACATTCGTGTGAGTCAACTTATGCTTTGATAGACTACTGCTACTTATGAAATACTTATTACATACGTTACACAGGTATGGTAACTCACCCGTGTGTATCCGCTGGTGATCGGTCAGATTGTGCTTTCTTATGAACGACTTGTCACATACATTACACAGGTGTGGTCGCTCACCCGTGTGTATTCGCTGGTGCACGGTCAggtgtttattttgtttgaatgaCTTGTCACATACGTTACACAGGTATGGTCGCTCACCCGTGTGTATCCGCTGGTGATTGGTCAGATTGTACTTTTTAGTGAATGATTTGTCACATACGTTACACAGGTACGGTCGCTCGTCTGTGTGTGTATTTTGGCTACCAGCAAGATTACTCATTGTATTGCCATTCATCCTATGTAAATGTAATCAAGCGTGTTTTTAGTTGTCACAGGAACACAacatatgattttcaaaataaataatattttgataataggcatacatttttgaactttattatgttatattatttcttgtattataaatacatgtatttattttacgtaaAACAACGTGGTTACAGATCGATTTAaatctgataattttttttgtaatctgatgatttataaataatgaaaaagaaaggtttatttattatttaatgaaaaacttTTACTTtagaaataagaataaatacatattattaggtatattatgtaaatttaaattaaaaaataacttaaaataaaattaccaataaataaatagataaatttataaattatttatttataaataataaaacactggAATGAAGGTGTACATTACTCATtgattaagtaaatataaatattgtatacttctaacctaacctaacctaaccctttTATATGATAGTGGTATTGACTACAGctatttttcatatacctagtaactggatatattttgattatgctGATTCTTCTAGAATTCTAAGCACCTTACCCGTATAATTTCAATCTGTTTATCCTACGTAATTTTGTCTTTTACCAAAGAGTTCACGTAACGCTGAACCCTGGCGTAAACTTactcttatattacattttttaatatctccATATATACTCTTCATTACCGTCGTTGCTCCTTCATAACTAGTTTTTCTATCATTGTCAATACACGCTCGGTACTCAATTCCTTCTTAACTTCCATCTAATAACGTTCTTGTAACTATTTTATACGCCTTCTACAAATCTTTAAACATCGTACGCATTGTATGGAGGGAAAACCGACAACCCGAAAAGACTCACTACAAGTATAAGTTCAACAAGCAAGTACATCGTGCAAcacataatgataaaaaaaatatactttatgcaATTTTACATCGgtaaaatatggaaatatattGATGTAAGGTGAAACGGCCGATCCATGAAAGGGGTGTGCAGTTAACGTGACAAACAGCTTAATGAAGACCAATTAGCGACGGTGAAGTATAGTCAAAAGGGTACACTTTGGTCGTACTCTTCGACATCAGTATTACTTTCAGTTCAATGATCTAAGTTACAACATTAACtaaagtatacatatttacatttactaCTTTTTCTTACTCAACATGGGTAGCCATCAAATTTCAAAGAGACCCAGCGACTTTCAATATCTCAACAGTCCAAAAAATACCATGCAATACCTTCAGAAGGAGGCTCAATCTCCGGCGACTCATTCACAAGCAGCATCATATACACCTAAGGTTCACGATCCATATCATCTTTCCCAACACATCAAGCCAATCAACTGGAACGAGTTCCGCCGATTTGACGTGACTTCGGTGGTATGTCACAGTCAACCGGTCGTTGCGTATAGTATGCGGTGTGGGTCGCTCTGCTGGCAGTGGAGAATAAATTAACGCAATACTATTGGTTATTTAAATAGCCCTGTGGCCTTTATTATTTCActtgacaaaaaataacttagCGAAGTCAGAAAAGAAGTTTAACAACGTCTGCGTGGTTTATTTACAATGGTCGGTGGATTGTCGGTACGACGGTGTAGGCGTTGTCAGTCGGACGAGTGAAAATCGAGAGAGAGGCAAGGGCTGGTAAGGATCGGCCGGCTCGACGTGTCTTCCCATCCCACCTTTGTGTAGTGGCGTAAGGTGCAGATAGGTTGCTCCAGTGCCTGTACTTTGTACTGGTCGCCGTTGCGTACCATATCAGATTGTTGTAAATCCAACATAATGGGCCATAGCAACATCTAAAAACATGTCTTCATTTACGAATGACTTACTGCTTAATTCTCAAATAAAAGCATTAAGACTCGAAAACCTTCCATTCAATACAGTTTATGGAAAACACTAACATACCCGTTGCCCTTCTACACCTTCTCACaactaacaaataacaattcatGTGCTGCACAGATGCGTCCCAAGTTACAACCCCGAAGACTCAGTGAATCTCAAGATACACTATATATTACGCCCACTAGTTCTTGAAAGAGGCCGCAGACAACTACCAATGTATATGATATACCACCCACTTACCCGAGGAAGCCAGGATATTTTTTATCATCCCAATCTATTCAGTAATCTGTGTAGAGGCTTACAAAATCTTAGGACCATCTCAGTGCTTCACTTGTCAAAGATTCAGATATTTATCAAACTTCAGTCCAATCGATAAACAAGAAGAATAAAAACCTAATAGATATCCTAAACCACCCTATATACCAGATATCtactttatcaaattttaaagacGCTATACTGCTCTCAATATCGGCCATAGTCTCACTTATCATTCAAGacgattgaaaattttaaaagaacTGGGCAATACAAAATCCCAACTCCTCCAATTcgtacaatagtataatatctgcATCATCATACTCAACGAGACCTACTTCAAATCCACAACAACATTTAGCCTCGACCAGAGATGTGACGGAGGCACGGCCGTCCTAGTTATCAAAAAACTCGTCTACTACGACGTGCCCATCCTGACCAACTCATTCAAAAACACCATTCTACTTATCCAGATTAATAACCAAGAAACCGGCAtctcaaaaatttacaaaatacctcAAAATTGACGACTAACATTAGACCTCGACAGTCTACTAGACACCGATCTTCCAACAATCGGgagttatgaatttaaaacgttattttcaaacataattctGGAATAGTCGCAGAACAAATACTGATAGCCTATCATTTATCCACGAGGAGAAAAAAACTACCTCATTATTTTACCTGACACCCCAACTCATCATCCTGACCAACATCACTACCAATTTTACGTTCTAGGTAACGTAGTTTTGAAAAAGCTTTTCAATATCAACTCTCAAACCTCACCGATGAACTTTCGTTAGACCACAGCCAAATCATCTTATCACTCCACGAGAATTTTTCGTCAAATCCACTAACGTTATAGAAAACTATCACAAACTGATTCAAATTTATAGTCGTATTGTGATATCTCATCTCCAAACTCGGGCATCTACTCAACAACGGAACTCAATCAAGTAATCAACAATTTCTCCATTCTGGCCCAAGATAATATATCCAAAATCACATTAATTGACTCATAATGAATTTACGTGCTACCTAGATCACAACGACTCTTACTAACCGGCCAAACCAGATAATTTTACCAGACAGCATCTAACGGCAACTGACTAAAAAGCGTAGAACACGGAGGGCGTGTCAGAGTTGAAAAACCCAGAGAAACGAAATCCAAAAAATCAATAAGTCCCTATAAACAGGAAATCTCTAGATCCCCCATTAAACGGCCAACTAGGAGCAGTCCTCGATGGCAAAAGTTCTGAAGATAACTTGATAAAGACATCTACTTCCATCCGATTAGACCAACATGTATTTAGATCATAACATTCAACAAAAAACCAATGGACTAAAGTAATTCACCACTAGCGTGACATAGCTTAACAAATCGAGAGGAAAGAAGAACGGCAGTCTTGCTTGACTTCAAAAAAGATTTTGACAAAGTTTGGCACGATGGACTACTACAATCCTTTATGTCCGACAGGGATTCTGCACTACGAATAACATCGAAAAGCGTCCCTCAAGGATTTTTCTCttacttattatttgtataacttaCATTAAGGACATGTCATCCACCCCTCAAACTTGGACAAACCTTATTGCTAATGATAATATGTTCATGGCAACTAGTATGGGTATTGAGCATGCAACACGCAATGCATAAATTCCAGATACAAATCAAAAACATACTCCTCTGGCTAAAAAAACTGGACACTGGCACTGAACGCAGACAAAACTCGGGCAATCAAATTTGGGAGAAAAGATCTCAAAAATGTTACCCTATTGCGAATCAACAACCAAGCAAATTAACTGGAAACTAATAGTCTTGAAATTCACATAAATATCAGGTTATGATTTCACCCACACGTTACTGAAACAGCAAGTTGCACCAGAGCCACTCTTTACAGATCTCTGCAGCCTGATTCCGGTATGAGAAAAACTATGTAAACCCATTATTACATACGCTGGCCCACCGCGTGGAgcactaatataaaatacaagttgGAGAAAACTTGAAGCAGTTCAAAATATAGCCCTCGAATCGTCTGAAACAACGTTATAGAAATTTAAACTCAAATACCTTCAATTCAACAAGACATcttacacatttaaaataacatatttgcAAAATTAATCACGATAATAGGCACGatcacctacataatataggtcAAACCATCGAAAACAACTCGAATACAATAGGAAAAGACCTGGTTAACTAACCACTATAGAGGATATCAAAACTCGGGAAAAGGACGCAAGTCTCTCCATCACATACGATGCGATGCGATGCGATGCGTACACTTCAGTTCACTTTCGTCTTCCAAGCCTTCAACATTAACCAGCCTAAATACTAACACATTGAAGGATACGAAGACGCCACCGATGAAACTGTTATCAGAGTTCCAGTTATCTCCCGTTTCAGCAATCGACCaacgaaaaatatacaaaactacCGTCGATGACATAGATTGCTCCTCTAGAGATCTACCAGAAATTCGTTGGTCCATACCGCTATGAATTTCCCCTCAAAATAAATACcggtataaaataaagaaatttgtTTGCAAtctggtttaaaatatttgttataccgGTATAATTTTTCCGACCCACCTCACGAGCTGGGTCAAAACAGTTGTACCGGTATAAATGCGTAATCACCTAATTTTCTTTTGCATGTCACAACTTATCACAACTtttatcatgtaatattatgataatatttatagttctttaattactaaatacattgtttattattttgtacctaaaagGCTAAAAATGTCTTGTTATACCGGTATACACCGATTTGTATACCGGTATAAACTAAAAGATAAcggtgtaattatttttgtgtatcggtataaattaacgaatttcTTGTTAGTGTTCAGCAACGATTAGAGATCACCGATATGACCGACTTACCACACTGCAGGTATACACAATATTCAGTTGCATCACTGTGTGAGTACTTTGCCAACCGATGGGTTGCCTACCCGAGACTCACGTCTTTATTAATCACTGTGTAACGAGTGTCCCTGATTCCTTCCTGACCACAACCGGTAACCTCCAGGGACGACACCCTAAACCACACCAGACTGACTGTCTCCGAAAAGTGTGTTGGCTAACCGGGACCCATTGCGAATTTTCTAGCAGAATTAACATTCAGATCGACATCGTTAATGTCTGGAGTAACCTTCCGAATGTCGATAACTCCGCGTCACCAGTCGAATTGACAAAGTACCGTTCACTAATCAGAACTCTCCGTTTCAGGACAACCAAGATTAGGTGAGTAGACACCCCTTCATTTAAACCTATCCTAACCTATTCTTGTATATTAGTGCTGTAGTCAACAGCTCAAGGTAGTCGCCCATGTTCGACGAACATTCGTAGgccttattataaatattataatagaaataaatgtaatttcattATCAGAATAAAACTTCAATTATTGATACAATCAATGTTTTTTCTTCTCCCTTCAATTTTCTACAAGCTGCTTCATACAGAATATCAGTTCTATTATCGATCATCCTGGAATAAATCTAAACCAATTCCTTGAAAACGTGGtttcctttttatattttcaataatcttTTCCCAAATTAGGTATCTTACTTTCATTCAAAATTCTTAGATATGAAATTGTAGCTATCAATAATGAATTCAGGTATATAGTTTGAAGTTTTATTTGGCCTTATGATTTCGaatgttatatttatcaatgattagtaacattgaacaaaattaaaaaaatgtttataattataaaaatatctcatttaaattaattaggtattaaaccATTTTGCCAAGTTTAGAATAGAAATAATTTCATCATTTATTACTACAAAAgaacttgaaaataaattggtttAGAACCTGAACTTAAAAAAATGGAACTTACATAGGTAGcttatcgaaaaaatattttttaagctttATCTAGAGTACAACGATACGCGTTAGAAGATCTAAAATCATGACTTCTAACTTTGAATTACTTCGTacgtgtttttatatttgaacttTTCTTAACACCAAAAAGGgtttaataatagaatatatatatttaattgtatttattataatatatacatatacataaatatattatatcggtatCGCTTTGTACAGGAATAGGTTAGgtatagttataggtacctacctattataaaaaagcGTTTTGTGGTATAACTACCGATGCAAAATACTGTCGGGTTTCTTTCATCAGAtttgtataatgataaataatattatctataccatATAAGGTATatcacaattaataattatatcgtacTATTTTTTTCCATCAGTCTATCCATCGATTGATCGCTCGTTAtcgattcaaaatattattatacgtcattgAAACGTGACACAACTGCCACAGCACTCCGTTTATATgcgtattataaatgtataatacaatacacgTCTTATTACGTGAAATGTTAATCGATACAACGTGTGTTCTCATTTATTCGGCTCGACAATAACAGTCGCGTACCAACGTATATCGTACCCAAATCGATACGTCACAGCTCTCAACTATTAATGTAAACGTTGAAtggtttccatttttttttcacaatattagttacgataacatttaaatttacataatattatgcctaatataatatgtgataatagATATCGTTGGTACCTATAAAACTGTGAGTGCCTGTGACAATAGAGGATAagacattaaattaaaagtatattatattatgtcgtagCCACATCGTGAAATATATCATTTCATTAAAAGTAGTCCATTTCACAATTAATGCAAATTTCTTTTTCACACTTCAATTTGACATCGTCTAATTTTTTTCACGGTTTGGTTATTCACTATGTGAATTAACAGTTTTACCACacaaaattaatcttattaattattataccttattatttatttatgccaAATTTAAGACCAAATAAGATATTGTATAAcacagtaaattataaataatttggtcatattaatataaaataataaaaaaagttatttaaattaattaattaatcaatcatTTTATTTACCGACATCAAAAATTTTTGACACAATAGTTGATAACATGCAATATTACAGGGTTGGTCTACTAACTAAAGCATATGGACGTGGTGTG from the Acyrthosiphon pisum isolate AL4f chromosome X, pea_aphid_22Mar2018_4r6ur, whole genome shotgun sequence genome contains:
- the LOC107882361 gene encoding zinc finger protein 677-like gives rise to the protein MNGNTMSNLAGSQNTHTDERPYLCNVCDKSFTKKYNLTNHQRIHTGERPYLCNVCDKSFKQNKHLTVHQRIHTGERPHLCNVCDKSFIRKHNLTDHQRIHTGELPYLCNVCNKYFISSSSLSKHKLTHTNVRPYLCDLCDKSFKQNQHLTEHRRIHTGERPYLCNVCNKSFISSSGLSKHLLTHRNLRSYLCDLCDKSFTREYNLKKHQSRHTGNKRYPCDVCEKSYTQKCNFTKHREIRHMGGVLNPQDVCEILFDTIKTGPTSVDVNREDRYHI